One segment of Ferrimicrobium sp. DNA contains the following:
- a CDS encoding MFS transporter yields MTKTTNSGSWLEVLQTKDLSLIFTARVAMSVSRAIAGIAVPLYLATLGFNGVELGILYLIVALVAAGMSSGIGFATNKVGAKSFMIIVPAMVAVAGVVYAFSSDTAILFIFAALASFGRGAGAGAGMVGPYQPAESQLIVNSITPANRNTAFSMISLASTVGALIGTGLAALSGHEHVVRAAAVAVFRPSMLLASLAALIASIIAIFLSSHPAKASHPTAHQQEKVFAFPKRSRWLLYRLWVTNTLNGAAVGMFGPFITYWLFVRYHANEVTIGELYLVVNIITLGSGLLAPRVAARFGTVRITSWLRIAQGLLLIPLALSPTFVIAGVIYTIRMFAQRVALPLRQSYVLAMADPSEQARVAALSNLPSQIVMAVSPTLTGYLLDDVSLSLPFEIASVIQTISAFAYYFFFKNAAPPEEVADKPTRSDVGAVAEEVVDTVDLKSVEVDLKSVEGEPTT; encoded by the coding sequence TTGACGAAGACGACAAATTCAGGTTCTTGGCTCGAGGTGCTCCAGACGAAGGATCTCTCGCTGATATTTACTGCTCGCGTTGCGATGAGCGTCTCGCGCGCTATCGCCGGCATCGCGGTCCCGCTCTACCTTGCTACCCTCGGCTTCAATGGTGTTGAGCTAGGTATTCTCTACCTCATTGTTGCGCTCGTCGCGGCAGGCATGTCATCAGGCATTGGATTCGCCACGAACAAGGTCGGGGCCAAGTCCTTTATGATCATCGTGCCGGCCATGGTAGCCGTCGCCGGCGTCGTCTACGCATTCTCGAGCGACACTGCAATTCTGTTCATCTTTGCCGCCCTCGCCAGCTTCGGGCGAGGTGCTGGTGCTGGTGCTGGCATGGTTGGCCCATACCAGCCTGCCGAGTCCCAACTCATCGTCAACTCCATCACCCCAGCTAACCGCAATACGGCATTTTCAATGATTTCGCTGGCCTCCACCGTTGGTGCACTCATCGGAACTGGACTCGCTGCGCTGTCCGGTCACGAGCACGTCGTGCGGGCAGCCGCGGTGGCGGTCTTTCGCCCCAGCATGCTCTTGGCCTCGCTGGCGGCACTGATCGCCAGCATCATCGCGATCTTCCTTTCGAGTCACCCCGCCAAGGCTTCGCACCCAACCGCCCATCAGCAAGAGAAGGTCTTCGCATTCCCAAAGCGATCCCGCTGGCTGCTCTATCGACTGTGGGTGACCAACACCCTCAACGGCGCGGCGGTCGGCATGTTCGGCCCATTCATCACCTACTGGCTTTTTGTTCGTTACCACGCCAACGAAGTCACCATCGGAGAGCTTTATCTTGTCGTCAACATCATCACCCTAGGGTCTGGCCTGTTAGCGCCGAGAGTCGCTGCCCGCTTTGGCACCGTCCGGATTACCTCATGGTTGCGCATTGCACAGGGACTGCTCCTCATTCCACTTGCCCTCTCCCCGACATTTGTCATCGCCGGAGTCATCTACACCATTCGCATGTTCGCCCAACGGGTGGCTCTACCCCTACGCCAGTCCTATGTACTCGCAATGGCGGACCCTTCAGAACAGGCCAGGGTCGCTGCTTTGTCGAATCTTCCCTCCCAGATCGTCATGGCCGTGTCACCGACCCTGACCGGCTATCTCCTCGACGATGTTAGTCTTTCACTGCCATTTGAGATCGCCAGCGTGATCCAAACGATCTCCGCCTTTGCTTACTACTTCTTCTTCAAGAATGCGGCACCACCAGAAGAGGTCGCCGACAAACCGACAAGATCGGATGTCGGGGCCGTTGCTGAAGAGGTCGTCGACACGGTTGATCTCAAATCAGTTGAGGTTGATCTCAAATCAGTTGAGGGTGAACCCACAACCTAG
- a CDS encoding PPOX class F420-dependent oxidoreductase encodes MPKHHPSLDFLDTNHRAVLTTLRRDGSVQLSPVLAVRLGPQSIGISSRETAMKTKNLRNNPQAFLCVFPDAFFGEWIQVDGTTQIHSLPKAMERLVDYYRRANGEHNDWDAYRQAMVQERRVLLEITVTRIGPTISG; translated from the coding sequence ATGCCCAAGCATCATCCTTCTCTCGACTTCCTCGACACCAACCATCGCGCCGTGCTGACAACACTGAGACGCGACGGGTCAGTCCAACTCTCACCCGTCTTGGCCGTTCGACTAGGACCGCAATCGATCGGTATCTCCTCCCGAGAAACTGCGATGAAAACCAAGAACCTACGCAACAACCCACAGGCGTTTCTCTGTGTCTTCCCCGACGCCTTCTTCGGCGAGTGGATCCAGGTTGACGGAACGACGCAGATCCACTCGCTACCTAAGGCGATGGAACGTCTCGTCGACTATTACCGACGAGCGAACGGTGAACACAACGACTGGGATGCCTACCGCCAGGCGATGGTCCAAGAGCGCCGGGTGCTCCTTGAGATCACGGTTACGAGGATCGGGCCAACCATCAGCGGATGA
- the istB gene encoding IS21-like element helper ATPase IstB: protein MSSHLANLEHFRALWLPDARAEYERQLTDATIESMNFIDRLDLILDKEIAMRHNRRVARKLREATLRVVAYKEEFSFETNRGISRETFAHLVSLSFMDRAHGLIITGPTGVGKTYLGCALGMEAIRREYSVRYVRTSDLIERLTLARADGSYRNLMVNLRRLDLLILDDFGLSPVSVSSSRELLEIIDARVDLRSTIFLSQFPVAKFHALMEDATAADAIMDRIIHASRVIELTG, encoded by the coding sequence ATGTCGAGTCATCTGGCAAACCTAGAACACTTTCGCGCCCTATGGCTCCCCGATGCAAGAGCCGAGTACGAGCGCCAGCTCACCGACGCGACCATTGAGTCCATGAACTTCATCGACCGGCTCGATCTCATCCTCGACAAGGAGATCGCAATGCGTCACAACCGCCGAGTGGCCCGCAAGCTCCGCGAGGCCACCCTGCGGGTCGTGGCCTATAAGGAGGAGTTCTCCTTTGAGACCAATCGTGGAATCTCACGGGAGACCTTTGCACACCTGGTTTCCCTCTCATTCATGGACCGAGCACATGGCCTCATCATCACCGGGCCTACTGGGGTTGGTAAGACCTACCTTGGCTGCGCGCTTGGGATGGAGGCGATACGGCGTGAGTACTCGGTGCGCTATGTACGCACCTCTGATCTCATCGAGCGCCTCACCCTCGCTAGAGCCGACGGAAGCTACCGGAATCTGATGGTAAACCTCCGCCGACTCGATCTGCTCATCCTCGACGACTTTGGACTCTCCCCGGTTTCGGTGTCGAGCTCTCGCGAACTCTTAGAGATCATCGATGCTAGAGTGGATCTGCGCTCGACGATCTTTCTCTCTCAGTTCCCGGTGGCCAAGTTCCATGCCCTCATGGAAGACGCTACCGCCGCCGATGCCATCATGGATCGTATCATTCACGCTTCAAGGGTGATTGAGCTCACCGGTGA
- a CDS encoding NAD-dependent deacetylase translates to MTDFEQLIGRLRRSTMVAFTGAGLSTAAGIPDYRGPEGVWTKNPAAAKLSRVSQYRDDSNLRRQIWRDRLTNPLYRATPTPGHRHLDAIARNGQLLGVITQNVDGLHRIEDLTPYPLIELHGCIHETRCLNCGETQPMPQALSRVANGDLDPRCQARASTGLCNGILTSNTVTFGEPVPPSKIDHAKALIAQADTLLVIGSTLSVNPAARLVAYALEIASTVVVINQGPTRYDDRGVIKYNADCQHFLGALAALAVH, encoded by the coding sequence ATGACCGACTTCGAGCAACTTATTGGCAGACTCCGGCGATCCACGATGGTCGCCTTCACCGGTGCCGGTTTATCAACCGCAGCCGGAATCCCAGACTATCGGGGTCCAGAGGGGGTTTGGACCAAGAACCCCGCTGCCGCCAAGCTCTCGCGCGTTAGCCAGTATCGCGACGACAGTAACCTCCGACGTCAAATCTGGCGCGATCGTCTCACCAACCCCCTCTATCGAGCGACCCCGACACCTGGCCACCGGCATCTTGATGCCATAGCTCGCAATGGACAACTTTTGGGAGTCATCACCCAAAACGTCGATGGCCTCCATCGCATCGAAGACCTCACTCCCTATCCGCTCATCGAACTCCATGGATGCATCCACGAGACGCGTTGCCTTAACTGTGGTGAGACACAACCGATGCCACAAGCGCTATCGCGGGTTGCCAATGGGGACTTGGACCCTCGTTGTCAAGCAAGGGCATCCACTGGCCTATGCAACGGCATCCTGACATCGAATACCGTCACCTTTGGCGAACCCGTCCCACCGTCGAAGATCGATCACGCCAAAGCACTCATCGCACAGGCTGACACTCTCTTGGTCATCGGCAGCACCCTCTCGGTTAATCCAGCGGCACGCCTGGTGGCCTACGCCCTTGAGATCGCCAGCACCGTTGTCGTCATCAACCAAGGGCCAACTCGCTACGATGATCGTGGGGTCATCAAATACAATGCGGACTGTCAGCACTTCCTGGGTGCTCTAGCAGCGCTCGCCGTGCACTGA
- a CDS encoding N-6 DNA methylase produces the protein MSVGDERCWSPRAEAGPTNGTLTLQERANGMFFTPVSIACDLLTSFLTDHHLSVRRVLDLAAGSGSLLVAAARTFASPLTLVGVEIDAMVAAQCHARLQSEVTPSNTIDVIHGDGLGPTLSAQLRSKYDGFDLVLGNPPFLSPRLRSQRFVGANSVEWTALRRQFPTLTRPTTDLSTYFVAQAFSHLRPGGVCGMIVPVSFLSSDGASRVRGLIDVEGEVLRVDHLPNDSFVASVNTVCVWIRRHTPRGARAEHATSSWGSWVAESPALDLSPGPLVCDVARVTAGFRDEFYQLSRAVQEAQEIPAPDKVAPQGEPWHRVLTVGHLGWGQPRWGVKTVKIGGRHFLRPVVAHGALQAMSASLRGMLVPKLVVAPQKKVVAPWMDVLGGTVPLTPVVSVLANDRHGLELSLLAAALGSPVASGFVEQRCAGTALSTSALKFSARDLGQVPLPRDCKAWALAASVWPPVDHEDLSVYLDAIRAAYQIDATTWSTLLAWWLPRVGLTL, from the coding sequence GTGTCGGTGGGTGATGAGCGCTGTTGGTCTCCACGAGCAGAAGCCGGCCCGACCAACGGGACCCTCACGTTGCAAGAGCGCGCGAACGGAATGTTCTTTACCCCAGTGTCAATTGCTTGCGACCTGTTGACTTCGTTTCTCACAGACCATCATCTATCGGTCCGGCGTGTACTCGACCTTGCCGCCGGCTCTGGTTCGCTGTTAGTGGCTGCAGCACGTACCTTTGCTTCACCGCTGACGCTGGTTGGCGTGGAGATCGATGCCATGGTCGCCGCTCAGTGCCATGCGCGGCTCCAGTCAGAGGTAACTCCGAGCAATACAATTGATGTTATCCACGGCGATGGGCTGGGTCCTACGTTGAGCGCTCAACTGCGCTCTAAATATGACGGCTTCGACCTGGTGTTGGGCAACCCTCCGTTTCTTAGTCCACGCCTTCGGTCGCAACGTTTCGTGGGCGCCAACAGTGTGGAGTGGACAGCGCTGCGTCGCCAGTTTCCCACCTTGACCCGACCAACGACCGATCTTTCCACCTATTTTGTTGCGCAGGCATTTTCACACCTACGCCCTGGTGGAGTTTGTGGCATGATCGTACCGGTCTCATTTCTCTCCTCCGACGGCGCGTCCCGGGTCCGGGGTCTGATCGACGTTGAGGGTGAGGTGTTGCGGGTCGATCATCTGCCCAACGATAGCTTTGTGGCGTCGGTGAATACGGTCTGTGTTTGGATTCGACGTCACACGCCGAGGGGCGCGCGCGCCGAGCATGCGACGTCGAGCTGGGGCTCGTGGGTGGCTGAGTCGCCCGCGTTGGATCTGTCGCCTGGTCCCTTAGTTTGCGATGTAGCGAGGGTCACTGCTGGCTTTCGTGATGAGTTTTATCAGCTCTCTCGGGCGGTGCAAGAGGCCCAGGAGATTCCCGCGCCTGATAAGGTAGCGCCCCAAGGTGAGCCGTGGCATCGAGTCCTGACGGTTGGTCACCTCGGCTGGGGTCAGCCTCGATGGGGTGTGAAAACCGTCAAGATTGGTGGACGCCATTTTCTTAGGCCGGTCGTTGCACACGGAGCGCTCCAAGCGATGTCGGCCTCCCTTCGAGGGATGCTCGTTCCCAAGTTGGTAGTGGCGCCCCAAAAGAAGGTGGTGGCGCCATGGATGGACGTGCTGGGAGGCACGGTTCCGCTGACGCCGGTGGTGTCAGTGCTCGCCAACGATCGCCACGGACTTGAGCTCTCGCTGTTGGCGGCTGCCCTTGGCTCTCCAGTTGCCTCAGGTTTTGTCGAACAGCGATGCGCTGGTACGGCACTGAGCACATCGGCATTGAAATTTTCGGCTCGCGACCTAGGACAGGTCCCGCTTCCTCGAGATTGTAAGGCATGGGCGTTAGCGGCCAGTGTTTGGCCGCCCGTCGACCATGAGGATCTCTCTGTCTATCTCGATGCGATTCGTGCGGCTTATCAGATCGACGCAACCACCTGGTCCACCTTGTTGGCATGGTGGCTACCGAGGGTGGGGCTAACACTGTGA